Within Runella rosea, the genomic segment TTAACCAAAGGTGGACAAGCTCCTGCGGGTGCCTTCTTTACAACGACCGATTTTATCGGCGCGTTTAAAGATGCCGACTGGACTGCAAAATGGGCTAACTTTAATTCAGGCACGACGGATTATACCAAAGTGCAATAATTAGTATATTTCGGGAAGTCATTTAAATTCGACTTCCCGAAACTTATGAAAACACAATTTTCAACCGCGTTCTTTCTTTTATTTATTGCTTTTGGACTAACTGTTAGCGGCGTGAGTTGCAAAGACGGCGACCCTTACGATGTAAGTACGTATTTTTCCGAAAATGAAAAAGATACGCTGCTCGCCAATATCATTACCTACACCAGTCAGTATGCTAAAGGAGCTACCAACGCTACCCGTTTTGAGCCACGTTTTCGCAAAGAATATGTGGCTCGCTTGGGGCAGTACAAGTTTGAGAGCTATTTTGTTACGCCTGATTCCACGCACTACTTTTTCATCAACCGCCCTGTGGGCAGTGGCCATTACAAGCGTGGGGTGGGAGGTAAGTTTAAGATGGGCAAAAATTTAATGCCTATGCAGTACGAAGAACTATGGTGTACGCCTCATTTTAAGAGTGATAGTTTGGTGGAGGAACGAGGCGAGTTTTTGTTTAAAGCAATGATAAAAGAAGGTAATATCGACAAATACGTGACCATGAAGCATTATGTAGAGTGGCCCGATTCGACGCTGGTCTACGATAAAAAAATACATGAATGGGTTGCGCCCGCCAAAGTGCAGCCTTAACATAAAGAATTCATATTGGTGTCAGATTATAAAAAAAGCCGAGGACGACTGTTCTCGGTTTTTTTATGGAGTAGATTTAAGGAATGTCATCATTTTCAGAGTGTTATTCCTTAAATCCTGCCCAGATTATGCAAACCTGCTCTTTTGTTTCTCAAAGAACCTCTGACAGTGCAAAAATTTTTGCGCTTCTATTCCTTTATCTCTATGTTGTTCCAGTGGAGCTACACGCGCAAAAAAAGCTCAGTAGTGACTTGAAATCAGCTTCTGAGCAATTTTTAGGAACCCTTTCGGCCGAACAAAAAGCATTGGCCAATTTGCCTTTCGACTCGGAGTGGCGCTATGATTGGAACTACACGCCGCGTCAACGCAAAGGATTGCCTCTCAAACAAATGGACGAAACCCAACGCAAAGCGGCCATGAATTTGTTGAAAGTGGCCCTCAGCGACCAAGGATTAGCCAAAGCCGAGGCGATTATTAGCTTAGAATACGTATTGCGCCAAGTGGAAAAACGGCCCGAAAATGACACATACCGCGACCCTGAAAATTACGCCTTTGCCGTTTTTGGTAGTCCCGAAGCCAAGCAGCCCTGGGGCTGGAGCGTGGAAGGCCATCATTTGTCGTTGCATTTTACGATTGTGGATAACAAAGTGGAATTTATGCCGAGCTTTTTCGGGAGCAATCCAGGCATTGTACTTCCAGGCTACGTTCAGGAAGGAAAACAGGTGTTGAAAGAAGAAACTGATGCAGCTTTTCGATTATTGGGCTCTTTTGACGAGCAACAACTCAAAAAAGTAATGCTTGCTGACAAAGCGCCCAATGATTTACTGACCACCAATTCTCGAAAGGTAAATCTCGAAAATCGGGAAGGATTGGCACTGGGCGATATGACACCTGCACAACAGAAAATGTTTCAGGAATTGATAAATATCTATTTAAGCCGATACCACGTAACGCTCAAAAATCAGGAATTGGACCGCCTGCGTCAGGCAGATATGAACAAAATTTCGTTTGCTTGGATGGGCGACCGCGAGCCGATTCGGGGGGCAGGGCATGGGCATTATTTTCGTGTACACGGTCCCACGTTTTTGATTGAGTATGACAATACCCAAAACGGCGGCAACCACGTTCATTCCGTGGTGCGAGATTTAACCAATGATTGGGGTGAAGATTTATTAAAAGCGCATTACGACGCAGCCCATAAAAAGTAAATTATTTCATACTGACCGCTGCTTGTTTGAGGGCTGAGTGAGTACAATCGTAAGCAGTAGCATCGCGCGAAACATTCTTAAATTTATTGGCTGCGTCGATATTTACAAAGGTTGCGTTTTGATTGTTACGAACACAAATACGATTCTCAGCTTTAATTTGGCCATTTTCTAAAGTTTTGGCGTCTACGATTCCGTCGTAAATGATATGGGGGACTTTTTTACCGAAACGTAATTTATACCGAAACAACTGGCCCATGCGGCCTTTGCCCTGATAGCGCACTCGGTCGCGCTCATAGATGTTGTCGTGGATATAAATACCCGTGGGATAAGGGTAATAGTCTTTGTCTTTGATGCGATTTTCGGTCAGAAAATAACTGATAATACCCGTGCCGAGGCTGTTGTTGCCAATGATTTTGTTGTTGAAAATCTCCACTTGATTGGTCGCCAAAATCATGACTCCCGTTCCCTGCGGCACACTGGCTACGATGTTTCCTTTTGGGGCAAAATTGGGGAAATTATTATGGTGAATATGATTGTTGTATACGCGCACGTTGCCACCTTTTTTCTGAACCAAATCAGGTAAGTCAAACACTAAGATACCGCCCGTATTTTCGGTGGATTCGTTGTCGTAGACGTCGGCCATGAGTGAGTTTTCGATTTCAATGCCCGCTACGTTGTGGTAAGCCCTGGAATTGCGTACG encodes:
- a CDS encoding DUF3500 domain-containing protein, whose amino-acid sequence is MQTCSFVSQRTSDSAKIFALLFLYLYVVPVELHAQKKLSSDLKSASEQFLGTLSAEQKALANLPFDSEWRYDWNYTPRQRKGLPLKQMDETQRKAAMNLLKVALSDQGLAKAEAIISLEYVLRQVEKRPENDTYRDPENYAFAVFGSPEAKQPWGWSVEGHHLSLHFTIVDNKVEFMPSFFGSNPGIVLPGYVQEGKQVLKEETDAAFRLLGSFDEQQLKKVMLADKAPNDLLTTNSRKVNLENREGLALGDMTPAQQKMFQELINIYLSRYHVTLKNQELDRLRQADMNKISFAWMGDREPIRGAGHGHYFRVHGPTFLIEYDNTQNGGNHVHSVVRDLTNDWGEDLLKAHYDAAHKK
- a CDS encoding parallel beta-helix domain-containing protein, whose protein sequence is MRFLSFVALSFASFTALAQADFQKKLQRQLIMAEDGATITLDAGTYKLSGSLSLEGKKNIIVRGAGMEKTILSFKGQTDGAEGLRVSNAENIILENFTVQDAKGDAIKTMNVNKITFRNVKTEWTGEPKATNGAYGLYPVMCQNVLIEGCVAIGASDAGIYVGQSKNIIVRNSRAYHNVAGIEIENSLMADVYDNESTENTGGILVFDLPDLVQKKGGNVRVYNNHIHHNNFPNFAPKGNIVASVPQGTGVMILATNQVEIFNNKIIGNNSLGTGIISYFLTENRIKDKDYYPYPTGIYIHDNIYERDRVRYQGKGRMGQLFRYKLRFGKKVPHIIYDGIVDAKTLENGQIKAENRICVRNNQNATFVNIDAANKFKNVSRDATAYDCTHSALKQAAVSMK